From one Vibrio neonatus genomic stretch:
- a CDS encoding helix-turn-helix domain-containing protein: protein MNTATKLPSAEEIALAKLGSQELSAVIEANGEAQRINVVDKSGKTHEVTIPSSALNMMIEVLTQLGQGNSVSITPIHAELTTQEGADMLNMSRPTFIKLLDAKQIPFSRTGNRRKVAYADLMEYKNRLEENRLTSLAELSELDQEMDMGY, encoded by the coding sequence ATGAATACTGCTACAAAATTGCCAAGCGCTGAAGAAATTGCACTGGCTAAGCTTGGTAGTCAAGAGTTGTCTGCCGTTATAGAAGCGAATGGTGAGGCTCAAAGAATTAATGTGGTCGACAAGTCAGGTAAGACTCATGAAGTCACCATTCCATCAAGTGCGTTAAACATGATGATAGAAGTGCTTACTCAATTAGGGCAAGGGAACTCTGTCAGCATTACTCCTATTCATGCAGAACTTACAACACAAGAAGGTGCGGATATGCTAAATATGTCTAGACCTACATTCATTAAGCTTCTTGATGCAAAACAAATTCCGTTTAGCCGCACTGGCAATCGTAGGAAGGTCGCGTACGCCGATCTTATGGAATATAAAAACCGTTTAGAAGAAAACAGACTCACGAGTCTTGCAGAATTATCCGAACTAGATCAAGAAATGGATATGGGATATTAA
- a CDS encoding PIN domain-containing protein yields MTSYTVILDACVMYPAPLRSYLMYLSNTGLFRARWTEQIHNEWIRNLLKNNPNADPVKIQRTKELMNAHVPDCLVEGYEALIDGLTLPDVDDRHVVAAAIKGQAESIITFNLKDFPISELEPLGLTAIHPDEFLCDMFELDSSAC; encoded by the coding sequence ATGACTTCGTACACGGTAATTTTGGACGCATGCGTTATGTATCCGGCTCCACTTCGTAGTTATCTAATGTATCTATCTAATACTGGGTTATTTAGAGCACGATGGACAGAACAAATACATAATGAATGGATTCGAAATCTGCTCAAGAATAACCCAAATGCAGATCCGGTAAAGATACAAAGAACTAAAGAGTTAATGAACGCACATGTTCCTGATTGTCTAGTGGAAGGATATGAAGCGTTAATTGACGGATTAACTTTACCTGATGTCGACGATAGGCACGTTGTTGCCGCTGCTATCAAAGGGCAAGCGGAGTCTATCATTACCTTCAATCTAAAAGACTTTCCTATAAGTGAATTGGAACCGCTAGGTTTAACTGCAATACACCCAGATGAGTTCCTATGTGACATGTTTGAGCTAGATAGTAGTGCTTGCTAA